One segment of Salvelinus namaycush isolate Seneca unplaced genomic scaffold, SaNama_1.0 Scaffold2461, whole genome shotgun sequence DNA contains the following:
- the efcc1 gene encoding EF-hand and coiled-coil domain-containing protein 1 translates to MDKILDKVDSCDLYGRPARRTQWIASTLAYHYGLDRGVENEIIVLATGLDQYLQEIFHHMDCTGDGKIPMEDFNILCEILGLNKDSESEECVGVLDNLPSEFTFRQFHAKLCGYFSTKAGSQYENGRLLVGKDSEHIETQIRLRIPLRRRKKLLSLGAGGREKERITKLQDENASLRELVEDMRAALQSSDARSLALQVGLLKSHSKHKSEGGCFIAHHKLSVRTTHSSNNCHGNTKTHNLSHIKTAHSSNPSSQHHPSQYSSLRSLLHEIDPIHSSRDGQVEEAILFNKKLEQELRSSREAVSALEGCNRALQVEQGDMRRKVEDARQALVSGMGKVKELEAKASRVPVLQRHIQQLEQEILYY, encoded by the exons ATGGATAAAATATTGGATAAAGTGGATAGTTGTGATCTGTACGGCCGACCCGCCCGCAGGACACAATGGATAGCGAGTACCCTGGCGTACCATTACGGACTGGACCGGGGAGTAGAGAACGAAATTATAGTTCTGGCGACCGGACTGGACCAGTATCTGCAGGAGATCTTCCACCACATGGACTGTACAGGAGATGGGAAGATCCCCATGGAGGACTTTAATATTCTGTGTGAGATCTTGGGTTTGAACAAAGACTCTGAGTCGGAGGAGTGTGTGGGGGTCCTGGATAATCTGCCCAGTGAGTTTACCTTCAGACAGTTCCACGCTAAACTCTGCGGATACTTCAGTACCAAGGCTGGGTCCCAGTATGAGAACGGGAGGTTACTGGTCGGGAAAGACAGCGAGCACATAGAAACTCAGATCCGCCTGAGGATCCCTCTGAGGCGGCGAAAGAAGCTGCTATCTCTGGGGGCTGGTGGGAGAGAGA AGGAAAGGATAACTAAACTACAGGATGAGAATGCCAGTCTGAGGGAACTGGTGGAGGATATGAGGGCGGCTCTACAGAGCAGTGATGCCCGCTCCCTGGCACTACAG GTAGGACTGTTGAAGAGCCACTCCAAACACAAATCAGAGGGCGGCTGCTTCATCGCTCATCACAAACTATCTGTCCGGACGACCCACAGCAGCAACAACTGCCATGGGAACACCAAGACCCACAACCTCAGTCACATCAAGACGGCCCACAGCAGCAATCCCAGCAGCCAGCATCACCCCAGCCAGTACTCTAGCCTGAGGAGCCTCCTCCATGAGATTGACCCGATCCACAGCTCTCGGGATGGGCAGGTGGAGGAGGCCATTCTGTTTAATAAAAAGCTGGAGCAAGAGCTGAGGTCGTCACGGGAGGCAGTGTCGGCGTTAGAGGGGTGTAACAGGGCACTGCAGGTGGAGCAGGGGGACATGAGGAGGAAGGTGGAGGATGCCCGTCAGGCGCTGGTCAGTGGAATGGGGAAGGTCAAAGAGCTGGAGGCTAAAGCCAGCAGAGTACCGGTCCTACAGAGACACATCCAGCAGCTGGAGCAGGAGATCCTCTACTACAG